The Vibrio pomeroyi genome window below encodes:
- a CDS encoding Lon protease family protein — protein sequence MTQVDWRHVTPQYDEYSAQLEQFPDISPFPFSDIQHRFNDALTRFVRLSNLSRVLLVNAPDNSIYRQMIVESLVTALDDHTLPVIKTESLNAASLFDQVQSKDGKVIATKPGLLARANNGYLIVSANLILANPGSWLLLKSALLGEAVEPINSNPEHLNQSPTLPLTYNIKLIVVGDRAQLGDLDYLDSDIQTGFCLFSEIEQDVKISEETLVQYLGYLKWLQQRYELPNITQQALTGILTAGARETEDQSYIPLCPIWHNALLNEALIEADNGEIDIHHIQQAQQHKYNRESYLPERALDDIRDGQVIIETEGEQVGQVNGLTVIDVPGHPISYGEPARISCVIHFGDGDIADVERKAELGGNLHAKGMMIMQAFVSSALNLEDPLPYAASVVFEQSYCEVDGDSASLAELCSLVSALSEYPINQQIAVTGAVDQFGRVQAVGGLNEKIEGFYHVCKHQGLTGEQGVILPRSNLKHLALKPDLIESIKNEEFHIWSVSNVDEAIPLIMNKPFRDDEQESVLSKIAERIENFERHEHPIGIVGRIKNWFV from the coding sequence ATGACTCAAGTAGATTGGCGACATGTTACGCCTCAGTACGACGAATATAGCGCTCAATTAGAGCAATTCCCTGACATCTCGCCTTTCCCGTTTTCAGACATTCAACATAGATTCAATGACGCGCTAACGCGCTTTGTCCGCTTATCTAACCTTTCGCGTGTTTTACTCGTAAACGCTCCGGACAACTCGATCTACCGTCAAATGATTGTTGAATCTTTAGTCACGGCTTTAGATGACCACACTCTACCGGTTATAAAAACTGAGTCTTTAAATGCTGCTTCTCTATTTGACCAAGTTCAATCAAAAGATGGCAAAGTTATTGCGACAAAACCTGGCTTACTGGCTAGAGCAAACAATGGTTATCTGATCGTTTCAGCAAACTTGATCTTGGCGAACCCAGGAAGCTGGTTACTGCTGAAATCTGCACTTCTTGGTGAAGCCGTAGAGCCAATCAACAGCAACCCTGAACATCTTAATCAATCCCCGACTTTACCTCTTACCTACAACATCAAATTGATTGTGGTTGGAGACCGAGCTCAATTAGGTGACCTTGATTATCTAGACAGCGATATTCAAACGGGCTTTTGTCTATTCAGTGAAATAGAGCAAGACGTTAAAATTTCAGAAGAAACTTTAGTTCAATACCTTGGATACCTTAAGTGGCTTCAACAGCGTTATGAGCTTCCAAATATTACGCAGCAAGCGCTGACTGGAATTCTCACAGCAGGCGCAAGAGAAACTGAAGATCAAAGCTATATCCCGCTTTGTCCAATTTGGCACAATGCACTACTCAACGAGGCTTTGATTGAGGCTGACAATGGTGAGATTGACATCCACCATATTCAACAAGCACAACAGCACAAATACAACCGTGAATCGTACCTTCCAGAACGTGCACTTGATGATATTCGAGATGGCCAAGTCATTATCGAAACTGAAGGTGAACAAGTTGGTCAAGTTAATGGCCTGACTGTTATCGATGTACCGGGACACCCTATATCGTATGGTGAACCTGCACGAATTTCATGTGTTATTCACTTTGGTGATGGTGATATTGCCGATGTGGAACGAAAAGCCGAACTTGGTGGTAACCTTCATGCAAAAGGCATGATGATCATGCAGGCATTCGTAAGTAGTGCACTGAACCTTGAAGATCCCCTTCCATATGCTGCTTCAGTCGTGTTTGAACAATCGTACTGCGAAGTGGATGGCGATAGTGCTTCTCTTGCGGAGCTGTGTTCTCTGGTGAGCGCTTTGTCTGAATACCCAATCAATCAACAGATTGCAGTAACAGGCGCAGTGGACCAATTTGGTCGTGTACAAGCTGTTGGCGGACTTAACGAGAAAATCGAAGGCTTCTATCATGTATGTAAGCACCAAGGTTTAACAGGCGAACAAGGCGTGATCCTTCCAAGATCTAACCTTAAGCATCTTGCGTTAAAGCCAGACCTGATTGAAAGCATCAAGAATGAAGAATTCCATATTTGGTCTGTGTCTAATGTAGATGAAGCTATTCCTCTCATTATGAACAAGCCATTTAGAGACGACGAACAAGAAAGCGTTCTAAGTAAAATCGCGGAACGTATTGAAAACTTTGAAAGACATGAGCACCCTATTGGAATTGTTGGACGCATTAAAAACTGGTTTGTCTAG
- a CDS encoding DUF3466 family protein — MTCTKFKLTTVAALVFAATNANAALYQVVEVATPSSITGASETFGVAIQPATVTGTESCFTTGTVGSVACGDFKLAGETRDTVEAVSYREEVPFAMDAPFQYIQEFDDFENYCYRELRYSTCESWAQNRWNDTWSKERNDLTYVNAKAFVEDGATFESRNTVINSLDDNAQPLGVKSEGDIRNNALFTTTAGPTGTSETRAWKAITASNGTVYNVGSVSEEFEPTNTSEPDKAFASKAAIWDGTTTKEIDWIRSGDAQQGDYFAQGSMRSIVESNSLFYGVGYNTADGNGDLQDMNASVFISKSLDLADSANTWTTKEISGAEVKSGSSNDDARYSNSVATDINDNLFAVGYSKRNGYVPESGSAGNKIFIVTDASAATPTATYLSGGIFFGGSSGEAKAVNNFNEFVGQIDAETTREVDGSERRHRGFIYPYNVDSSIDERRVDIFNGQAWWLDDLTNDGNVSGDNNKFRIIDASDINDAGVISATAIKCTVDGTTQAYDTTAHNSYCGGAASNAVEEVVAVKLIPIAGATKADIQTRSTDTEKVDRQGGSLGWLTLTVLGLLGFRRKFK; from the coding sequence ATGACTTGTACTAAATTTAAATTAACAACAGTTGCAGCATTGGTTTTTGCTGCAACTAATGCCAACGCTGCGCTTTACCAAGTAGTAGAAGTTGCCACTCCTAGTTCAATTACGGGTGCTTCAGAAACCTTTGGTGTAGCAATTCAACCAGCGACGGTAACCGGAACAGAAAGTTGTTTTACTACCGGCACTGTTGGCAGTGTTGCATGTGGTGACTTTAAACTGGCTGGTGAAACTCGCGATACTGTTGAAGCTGTAAGTTATCGTGAAGAAGTACCATTCGCGATGGACGCTCCGTTCCAATACATTCAAGAGTTCGATGATTTCGAAAACTATTGCTACCGAGAGCTAAGATACTCTACATGTGAGAGTTGGGCGCAAAACCGTTGGAACGATACTTGGAGTAAGGAAAGAAATGACCTTACTTACGTCAATGCTAAAGCCTTTGTTGAAGACGGAGCTACATTTGAGAGTCGTAATACGGTCATCAACTCTTTAGACGATAATGCTCAACCATTAGGCGTTAAATCTGAAGGTGATATTCGTAATAACGCGCTGTTTACGACGACTGCTGGGCCTACCGGTACTTCGGAAACTCGTGCATGGAAAGCGATTACGGCAAGCAACGGTACTGTTTATAATGTAGGTAGCGTATCAGAGGAGTTTGAGCCGACAAATACTTCTGAACCAGATAAGGCTTTTGCTTCTAAAGCGGCAATCTGGGATGGTACTACAACAAAAGAAATCGATTGGATCAGAAGCGGTGACGCTCAACAAGGCGACTATTTTGCTCAAGGCAGCATGCGGTCCATTGTAGAGTCAAACTCTCTGTTTTATGGCGTAGGTTATAATACTGCGGACGGAAACGGTGATCTACAAGATATGAATGCTTCTGTATTCATTAGTAAATCTCTGGATTTAGCTGACAGCGCGAATACATGGACAACTAAAGAGATTAGCGGTGCAGAAGTTAAATCTGGTTCGTCGAATGATGATGCTAGATACAGTAACTCCGTTGCGACTGACATAAACGATAACTTGTTTGCTGTAGGTTACTCTAAGCGTAATGGTTATGTGCCAGAGAGCGGCAGTGCAGGCAACAAGATTTTTATTGTGACTGATGCATCTGCAGCAACTCCAACTGCAACGTACTTGTCTGGTGGTATCTTCTTCGGCGGTTCGAGTGGTGAAGCAAAAGCCGTGAACAACTTCAATGAGTTTGTTGGTCAGATTGACGCAGAAACGACTCGTGAAGTAGACGGTAGTGAGCGTAGACACAGAGGGTTTATCTACCCGTACAATGTCGATTCCTCTATAGATGAGCGTCGTGTAGACATCTTTAACGGCCAAGCTTGGTGGTTAGATGATCTAACCAATGACGGCAACGTTTCTGGAGATAACAATAAGTTCCGAATTATTGATGCTTCTGACATCAATGATGCGGGTGTGATTTCTGCTACTGCTATCAAATGTACAGTAGACGGAACAACTCAAGCGTATGATACAACGGCACATAACTCTTACTGTGGTGGTGCTGCATCTAACGCAGTAGAAGAGGTTGTTGCAGTTAAGCTAATCCCAATTGCTGGTGCTACCAAAGCCGATATCCAGACACGTAGCACTGATACAGAGAAAGTTGATCGCCAAGGCGGTAGCCTAGGTTGGTTAACTTTGACTGTACTTGGCCTATTAGGGTTCCGCAGAAAATTTAAATAA
- a CDS encoding glutaredoxin family protein yields MAFQLTEQLNISHHVNVVDIAFDDELFSRYGVTIPVLKFESSDLSQNSELNWPFGLLELNDWLKKNGITYNS; encoded by the coding sequence ATGGCATTCCAACTCACGGAACAGTTAAACATTAGCCATCACGTCAACGTTGTCGACATTGCATTTGATGATGAGCTCTTTTCCCGTTACGGGGTCACTATTCCGGTGCTCAAATTTGAAAGCTCTGACCTTTCTCAAAACTCAGAGCTTAACTGGCCATTTGGCTTGTTAGAACTTAATGATTGGTTAAAGAAGAATGGCATTACTTACAATTCATAA
- a CDS encoding DUF3634 family protein: protein MMYVILIGAALVFWLVAIDRPVLKIKFNDGAIEQVKGHLPPSFKHNLQEIGHNNAFKGELKVYAKRSGYNLKFTKDVPKSVQQRIRNVFPHNGFKSKGSKKA, encoded by the coding sequence ATGATGTACGTAATCTTAATTGGTGCAGCGTTGGTTTTTTGGTTAGTCGCAATTGATAGACCAGTACTAAAAATCAAATTCAACGATGGGGCGATCGAGCAAGTTAAAGGTCATCTACCACCGAGCTTTAAGCATAACCTTCAAGAGATTGGTCATAACAATGCTTTTAAAGGTGAGTTAAAAGTGTATGCGAAGCGCTCAGGTTACAACCTTAAATTTACTAAAGACGTACCAAAAAGCGTTCAACAGCGCATTCGCAATGTATTCCCGCATAATGGCTTTAAATCTAAAGGTTCAAAGAAGGCGTAA
- a CDS encoding ABC transporter ATP-binding protein, which yields MALLTIHNGQLAFGDHPLLDRADFALQENERVCLVGRNGAGKSTLMKILSGNIIMDDGKMQITQDVVVSRLEQDPPRNEQGTVYDYVAGGLAEIGEQLKIYHDLLDLIATDPSEKNLNRLTRVQEQLDHANAWRFEDRVSNVLAALKLTAETKLTDLSGGWQRKAALARALVCDPDVLLLDEPTNHLDVATIEWLEGFLKDFRGSIIFISHDRAFIKSMATRIVDLDRGKLSSFPGDYENYLVEKEEALRVEEMQNAEFDKKLAQEEVWIRQGIKARRTRNEGRVRALKKLREERLNRREVQGKAVIQIDDGQRSGKIVFEAENLNFGFEGKEIVKDFSFNIMRGDRIALIGPNGCGKSTVLKLLLDQLKPDSGRLHCGTKLEVAYFDQYREILDPEKSVIDNLADGKQEVTVGGRERHALSYLQDFLFSPKRARTPVKALSGGEKNRLLLARIFLKSNNLLILDEPTNDLDIETLELLEDLLANYQGTLLLVSHDRQFVDNTVMTSWIFEGNGVIEEFVGGYHDAQQQRKQALEYRQVEKPSKPEKVVEETPKTAPVKAKPKKLSYKLQRELEALPMRLEELETQIETLQEEVNDPSFFSKSVEQTQPVLDKLSAAEQELEVAFERWEELEALQQES from the coding sequence ATGGCATTACTTACAATTCATAATGGGCAATTAGCGTTTGGCGATCACCCATTATTAGATCGTGCAGACTTCGCGCTGCAAGAAAACGAACGTGTATGTTTAGTAGGGCGCAACGGCGCTGGTAAATCTACGTTGATGAAAATCCTATCTGGGAACATCATCATGGACGACGGCAAGATGCAAATCACGCAAGATGTGGTTGTGTCTCGTCTGGAGCAAGATCCACCGCGTAATGAGCAAGGTACAGTTTATGACTACGTTGCTGGTGGCCTTGCTGAAATCGGTGAACAGCTGAAGATCTATCATGATCTTCTGGATCTCATCGCGACTGACCCAAGTGAAAAGAACCTAAACCGTCTTACTCGTGTTCAGGAACAACTGGATCATGCTAATGCATGGCGTTTTGAAGATCGTGTAAGCAATGTATTGGCGGCGCTTAAGCTGACTGCAGAAACCAAGCTGACAGATTTGTCTGGTGGTTGGCAGCGTAAAGCAGCACTTGCTCGTGCGCTTGTATGTGACCCTGACGTGCTTCTACTCGACGAACCGACTAACCACTTGGATGTTGCGACCATTGAATGGCTAGAGGGCTTCCTGAAAGACTTCCGCGGTTCAATCATCTTTATCTCGCATGACCGTGCGTTCATTAAATCGATGGCAACACGTATTGTCGATCTTGATCGCGGTAAGTTGAGCTCATTCCCGGGTGATTACGAAAACTACCTTGTTGAGAAAGAAGAAGCGCTTCGTGTTGAAGAAATGCAAAACGCTGAATTCGATAAGAAGCTCGCTCAAGAGGAAGTATGGATTCGTCAGGGTATCAAAGCTCGTCGTACTCGTAACGAAGGCCGTGTGCGTGCGCTTAAGAAACTACGTGAAGAGCGTTTGAACCGTCGTGAAGTGCAGGGCAAAGCTGTTATTCAAATCGATGATGGTCAGCGTTCAGGCAAGATTGTATTCGAAGCTGAAAATCTTAACTTTGGTTTTGAAGGCAAAGAGATTGTTAAAGACTTCAGCTTCAACATCATGCGTGGCGATCGTATCGCTCTGATTGGCCCTAATGGCTGTGGTAAGAGTACGGTACTTAAACTGCTGCTCGATCAACTTAAGCCAGATTCAGGTCGGCTACATTGCGGCACTAAGCTGGAAGTCGCTTACTTCGACCAATACCGTGAAATCCTAGACCCAGAGAAGTCTGTAATTGATAACCTAGCGGATGGCAAGCAAGAGGTCACTGTCGGCGGCCGTGAGCGTCATGCACTAAGCTATCTACAAGATTTCTTATTCTCGCCTAAACGTGCTCGTACTCCTGTTAAAGCACTATCTGGTGGTGAGAAAAACCGTCTGTTATTGGCGCGTATTTTCCTTAAGTCGAACAACTTGTTAATTCTCGATGAGCCAACTAACGATCTAGATATAGAAACTTTGGAACTTTTAGAAGATTTGCTTGCCAACTATCAGGGTACGCTTCTTTTAGTGAGCCACGATCGTCAGTTTGTTGATAACACAGTGATGACAAGTTGGATCTTCGAAGGTAACGGCGTTATTGAAGAATTTGTTGGTGGTTACCATGATGCTCAGCAACAAAGAAAGCAGGCATTAGAGTACCGACAGGTTGAAAAGCCATCAAAGCCTGAGAAAGTAGTTGAGGAAACTCCCAAAACTGCGCCAGTTAAGGCTAAACCTAAGAAGTTATCGTATAAGCTACAACGAGAACTTGAAGCGCTACCAATGCGTTTAGAAGAATTGGAAACTCAAATTGAAACTCTTCAGGAAGAAGTCAACGATCCAAGCTTCTTTTCAAAATCTGTAGAGCAGACACAACCAGTATTAGATAAGCTATCTGCAGCAGAGCAGGAGCTTGAAGTTGCTTTTGAGCGCTGGGAAGAGCTCGAGGCACTACAACAGGAAAGTTAA
- the rlmKL gene encoding bifunctional 23S rRNA (guanine(2069)-N(7))-methyltransferase RlmK/23S rRNA (guanine(2445)-N(2))-methyltransferase RlmL, which produces MNQYLAVTSNGLENLLVEELTQLGITNAKPVQAGVKFKATNEQIYRCCLWSRLASRFVRVLSEFTCMDDMDLYLSTTAVNWVNQFHSSKRFVVDFNGTNNEIRNSQYGAMKVKDAVVDCFEKKSLPRPSISKENPDVRIHVRLHRDKAILGVDMVGSGLHQRGYRPESGRAPLRETLAAAILLRSGWDATKPFLDPMCGSGTLVIEAAMMAANLAPGVKRQKWCFESLEDFEPELWAEVKAEANVQGRRGVKKVECKFYGYDNDERMIKTARDNARRAGVEDLIEFEVGDAAKLKRPTEFTDGVIVSNPPYGERLGTEPGLIALYTAFGAQLKAEFGGCNASIFSSSDELLSCLRMRADKQFKLNNGALPCHQKNYSISDRPMSERPTGEQEQLIAPDFANRLKKNIGKIGKWAKKEQLDCYRIYDADLPEYNVAIDVYPGHLVIQEYAAPKDVPEEKAKRRLTDIIRASIQVTGVEANNVVLKVRQKQKGRSQYQKMAQDSSNLEVNEYGVKLIVNLHDYLDTGLFLDHKITRRRIGEMAAGKDFLNLFAYTGSASVHAAVGGARSTTTVDMSNTYIEWAKQNMELNGRVGRQHQFVQADCLQWLVKEQGSYDLIFIDPPTFSNSKRMDQSFDVQRDHIQLMENLKRLLREEGTIVFSNNKRHFKMDLEALDELGLKAQNISAKTLPLDFSRNKHIHNCWLITHK; this is translated from the coding sequence ATGAATCAATATCTAGCGGTTACCTCAAACGGCCTTGAGAATTTATTAGTTGAAGAACTAACCCAACTAGGGATTACAAACGCAAAACCTGTTCAAGCAGGTGTTAAATTCAAAGCGACCAATGAGCAAATTTATCGTTGTTGTTTGTGGAGCCGTTTGGCTTCTCGATTTGTACGTGTCCTTTCTGAATTCACTTGTATGGACGACATGGATTTGTACCTATCAACCACTGCGGTTAACTGGGTAAATCAATTCCATAGCTCTAAGCGTTTTGTTGTTGACTTCAATGGTACGAACAACGAAATCCGTAATAGCCAATACGGTGCGATGAAAGTAAAAGATGCCGTTGTTGATTGCTTCGAGAAAAAGTCTTTGCCTCGTCCTTCTATCAGCAAAGAGAACCCAGATGTTCGTATTCACGTTCGTCTACACCGTGATAAAGCGATTCTTGGTGTTGATATGGTGGGTAGCGGTCTTCACCAACGTGGTTACCGTCCAGAATCAGGTCGTGCTCCGCTGCGTGAAACGCTAGCTGCTGCAATCCTTCTTCGTAGTGGTTGGGATGCAACGAAACCTTTCTTAGACCCTATGTGTGGTTCAGGTACGTTAGTGATTGAAGCTGCAATGATGGCTGCAAACCTAGCACCAGGTGTTAAACGTCAGAAATGGTGCTTTGAATCACTAGAAGATTTCGAACCTGAGCTTTGGGCTGAAGTTAAAGCAGAAGCTAACGTTCAAGGCCGTCGTGGAGTTAAGAAAGTAGAATGTAAGTTCTATGGCTACGATAATGATGAACGCATGATCAAAACAGCGCGCGATAATGCTCGCCGTGCTGGTGTAGAAGATTTGATTGAATTCGAAGTAGGTGATGCCGCAAAACTTAAACGCCCTACAGAATTTACTGATGGTGTGATTGTTTCTAACCCACCTTATGGTGAGCGTCTAGGCACTGAGCCTGGCCTAATTGCACTTTACACCGCATTCGGTGCGCAACTTAAAGCTGAATTTGGTGGTTGCAACGCATCTATCTTCTCTAGCTCAGACGAGCTACTAAGCTGCTTACGCATGCGTGCAGACAAACAGTTCAAATTGAATAACGGTGCGTTACCGTGTCACCAAAAGAACTACTCAATTTCAGATCGTCCGATGTCAGAGCGTCCAACAGGCGAGCAAGAACAATTGATTGCTCCTGATTTCGCGAACCGTCTTAAAAAGAACATTGGTAAGATTGGTAAGTGGGCTAAGAAAGAGCAATTAGATTGTTACCGTATCTACGATGCTGACTTACCAGAATACAATGTAGCGATTGATGTATACCCAGGCCACCTTGTGATTCAAGAATACGCAGCGCCTAAAGATGTACCGGAAGAGAAGGCAAAACGTCGCTTAACCGATATCATCCGCGCTTCAATTCAAGTGACAGGCGTTGAAGCAAACAACGTTGTGCTTAAAGTTCGTCAGAAGCAGAAAGGTCGCTCTCAATACCAGAAGATGGCTCAAGATTCATCTAACCTAGAAGTGAACGAGTACGGCGTTAAGCTGATTGTTAATCTTCATGATTACCTTGATACAGGCTTGTTCCTAGATCATAAGATCACTCGTCGTCGTATCGGTGAGATGGCTGCAGGTAAAGATTTCCTAAACCTGTTTGCTTACACTGGTAGTGCATCTGTTCATGCTGCTGTGGGTGGCGCTCGCTCTACAACAACGGTTGACATGTCGAATACCTACATTGAGTGGGCAAAACAGAACATGGAGCTTAATGGCCGTGTTGGTCGTCAACATCAGTTTGTGCAAGCTGACTGCTTACAGTGGTTGGTTAAAGAGCAGGGTTCTTATGACCTAATCTTTATTGATCCACCTACGTTCTCAAACTCTAAGCGTATGGATCAATCTTTCGATGTTCAACGTGATCACATTCAGTTGATGGAAAACCTTAAGCGTCTTCTTCGTGAAGAAGGCACGATTGTGTTCTCTAACAACAAGCGTCACTTCAAAATGGACTTGGAAGCTCTCGATGAGTTAGGTCTTAAGGCTCAGAACATCTCAGCTAAGACACTTCCTTTGGACTTCTCTCGCAACAAGCACATTCATAACTGCTGGTTGATTACACATAAGTAG
- the fabA gene encoding bifunctional 3-hydroxydecanoyl-ACP dehydratase/trans-2-decenoyl-ACP isomerase produces MQNKRDSYTREELLASSQGELWPQGPQLPAPNMLMMDRITKMSETEGDYGKGLVLAELDITPDLWFFDCHFPGDPVMPGCLGLDAMWQLVGFYLGWVGGEGKGRALGVGEVKFTGQILPTAKKVTYEIHMKRVVNRRLVMGLADGRVLVDGKEIYVAKDLKVGLFQDTSAF; encoded by the coding sequence ATGCAAAACAAACGTGATTCTTACACTCGCGAAGAGCTTCTAGCATCAAGCCAAGGCGAACTATGGCCACAAGGCCCTCAACTACCAGCACCGAACATGTTGATGATGGACCGCATCACTAAAATGTCTGAAACTGAAGGTGACTACGGTAAAGGTTTAGTTCTTGCTGAGCTGGATATTACTCCTGACCTTTGGTTCTTCGACTGTCACTTCCCTGGTGACCCTGTAATGCCTGGTTGTCTAGGCCTGGATGCAATGTGGCAGCTTGTTGGCTTCTACCTTGGTTGGGTTGGTGGCGAAGGTAAAGGTCGTGCTCTAGGTGTTGGTGAAGTGAAATTCACAGGTCAAATCCTGCCTACTGCAAAAAAAGTAACTTACGAGATCCACATGAAGCGTGTTGTTAACCGTCGCCTTGTTATGGGCCTTGCAGATGGTCGCGTACTGGTTGATGGTAAAGAGATCTACGTTGCTAAAGATTTGAAAGTTGGCCTTTTCCAAGATACGTCAGCATTCTAA
- the matP gene encoding macrodomain Ter protein MatP, which produces MKYQQLENLECGWKWNYLVKKWKEGESITCHIDSSEADVAIQALLKLEHQPTGVLEWISNNMSPELDNKLKQAIRAKRKRHFNAEQVHTKKKSIDLDYRVWEKLSQRANELGCTLSDAIEYLVSEASRSEQASKTVTSLKEDLSKLLSDDK; this is translated from the coding sequence ATGAAATATCAGCAACTTGAAAACTTGGAATGTGGTTGGAAATGGAACTATCTGGTCAAAAAATGGAAAGAAGGTGAGTCGATCACCTGCCATATTGATTCAAGTGAAGCTGATGTTGCTATACAAGCCTTATTGAAGCTCGAACACCAGCCGACAGGCGTTCTTGAGTGGATATCTAATAACATGTCGCCAGAGCTCGATAACAAGCTTAAACAAGCCATCAGAGCCAAGCGCAAGCGCCACTTTAATGCTGAACAAGTTCACACTAAGAAGAAATCAATCGACCTTGATTATCGTGTATGGGAAAAACTTTCCCAAAGAGCGAACGAGTTGGGTTGTACGCTATCTGATGCCATCGAATACTTAGTCAGCGAAGCATCTCGCAGTGAACAAGCTAGCAAGACAGTGACCAGTCTCAAAGAAGATCTGAGTAAACTCCTTTCTGACGATAAATAA
- the pyrD gene encoding quinone-dependent dihydroorotate dehydrogenase: MLYRLARTGFFQLDAEKAHDLAIQNFKRFTGTPIDLLYRQQLPHRPVECMGLTFKNPVGLAAGLDKNGECIDAFGAMGFGFVEVGTVTPRPQAGNDKPRLFRLVEAEGIINRMGFNNLGVDNLVENVKKSNYDGILGINIGKNKDTPIEKGAEDYLICMEKVYQYAGYIAVNISSPNTPGLRSLQYGEALDDLLSELKTKQSELEEKHGKYVPLALKIAPDLSDDEISQICESLIKNKIDGVIATNTTLDRSIVEGMKHCDEAGGLSGRPVQSRSTEVVRKLYQELGDQLPIIGVGGVDSYVAAKEKMMAGAKLVQVYSGFIYKGPGLVGDIVKNL, from the coding sequence ATGCTTTACCGTCTAGCCAGAACTGGCTTTTTCCAACTTGATGCCGAAAAGGCACATGATCTTGCAATTCAAAATTTCAAACGCTTCACAGGCACACCTATTGATCTTTTGTATCGCCAACAATTACCTCACCGACCTGTAGAGTGCATGGGTCTTACTTTTAAAAACCCAGTTGGCCTTGCTGCCGGCCTAGATAAAAACGGCGAATGTATTGATGCATTTGGCGCAATGGGTTTTGGTTTCGTAGAAGTAGGGACTGTTACTCCTCGTCCGCAAGCCGGTAACGACAAACCTCGTTTGTTCCGTCTTGTTGAAGCAGAAGGCATCATCAACCGCATGGGTTTTAATAACCTAGGCGTTGATAACCTTGTTGAGAATGTTAAGAAGTCGAACTATGACGGCATCTTAGGTATCAACATCGGTAAGAACAAAGACACACCAATTGAAAAGGGCGCTGAAGATTACTTGATCTGTATGGAGAAGGTATATCAATACGCTGGTTACATTGCTGTGAACATCTCTTCACCAAACACTCCAGGACTTCGTTCTCTACAATATGGCGAAGCATTAGACGATCTATTGTCTGAACTGAAAACGAAACAATCTGAACTAGAAGAGAAGCATGGTAAATATGTTCCTCTTGCTCTTAAGATTGCTCCGGATCTAAGTGACGACGAAATCAGCCAAATTTGTGAATCATTGATCAAAAATAAGATCGATGGTGTGATCGCAACAAACACAACATTGGATCGTTCAATCGTTGAAGGCATGAAGCATTGTGACGAAGCGGGTGGTCTAAGCGGACGTCCAGTTCAATCTCGCAGTACTGAAGTTGTTCGTAAACTTTATCAAGAGCTTGGTGACCAACTGCCGATCATCGGGGTAGGTGGTGTTGATTCGTATGTTGCTGCAAAAGAGAAAATGATGGCAGGCGCTAAGCTTGTACAAGTTTACTCTGGTTTCATTTACAAAGGTCCAGGCCTTGTAGGCGACATCGTTAAAAATCTTTAA
- the rmf gene encoding ribosome modulation factor gives MKRQKRDRLERAQSQGYKAGLNGRSQEACPYSQMDSRSYWLGGWRDAKDDRNAGLYK, from the coding sequence ATGAAGAGACAAAAGCGTGATCGACTAGAACGAGCACAATCTCAAGGTTACAAAGCTGGTTTAAATGGTAGGTCGCAAGAAGCTTGCCCATATAGCCAAATGGATTCTCGGTCTTATTGGTTGGGTGGTTGGCGAGACGCCAAAGATGATAGAAATGCAGGTCTCTATAAATAG
- a CDS encoding cell division protein ZapC gives MMLKPSDTWSWYYDEQQCSLMLNLGEDMIFKTNLVRNKLVDCAFRDNEFTVDDASSYQTFKEQISGLELSEPRQAELALYCVAAKRFHKPVQPKSWFFDSQGTGHEYPQEGDIVQMNNEHSLGYFIVLEVGECASLCAFVDLEEFLLTPSKGLRYGDSIKVMHDRMVDANAILHQAHIAMVG, from the coding sequence ATGATGCTTAAACCTAGCGATACATGGAGTTGGTATTACGATGAGCAGCAATGTTCATTAATGCTAAACCTCGGAGAGGATATGATTTTCAAAACGAATCTGGTCCGTAATAAGCTGGTGGACTGCGCGTTTAGAGATAATGAATTCACCGTTGATGACGCATCTTCATACCAAACCTTCAAAGAACAAATTTCTGGCTTAGAACTGTCTGAGCCTCGCCAAGCTGAACTTGCACTCTATTGTGTGGCAGCAAAGCGCTTCCATAAGCCTGTACAGCCTAAGAGTTGGTTCTTCGACTCACAAGGCACTGGACATGAATATCCTCAAGAAGGGGATATTGTACAAATGAATAACGAGCATAGCTTAGGGTATTTCATTGTATTAGAAGTGGGAGAGTGTGCGAGCCTATGTGCATTTGTCGACCTAGAAGAGTTCCTATTAACGCCTTCAAAAGGGCTGCGATATGGAGACTCAATCAAGGTGATGCACGATAGAATGGTAGACGCGAACGCTATCCTTCATCAAGCACACATAGCGATGGTGGGTTAA